The following proteins come from a genomic window of Nocardioides albertanoniae:
- a CDS encoding alpha/beta fold hydrolase has protein sequence MTISSYVRDGLTFDVIDSGPADGDPVVLLHGFPERATCWREVSPILHEAGFRTLAPDQRGYSPGARPRTRLGYGARDLVADVVALIDEIGRPVHLAGHDWGSAVGWGVAAERPDLVRSWTAMSVPHPVPFARSMKGPQRRRSAYMAFFNVPFVPELVAGRNGRMERMMRGSGWKDADVERFREEIVDYGALPGGLGWYRALFLAPRVGRVSVPTTMLWSDRDVAIGRSALEGNEDSVTGPYELIELTGVSHWIPTKAPEAAASAILGTIAKAS, from the coding sequence GTGACGATCTCGAGCTACGTACGTGACGGACTCACCTTCGACGTGATCGACTCCGGCCCCGCCGACGGCGACCCGGTCGTGCTGCTGCACGGTTTCCCCGAGCGGGCGACCTGCTGGCGCGAGGTCTCGCCGATCCTGCACGAGGCGGGCTTCCGCACCCTCGCCCCCGATCAGCGCGGCTACTCGCCGGGCGCTCGACCGCGTACTCGGCTGGGCTACGGTGCCCGCGACCTGGTCGCCGACGTGGTGGCTCTCATCGACGAGATCGGTCGCCCGGTGCACCTGGCCGGTCATGACTGGGGGAGTGCGGTCGGTTGGGGAGTGGCGGCCGAGCGCCCCGACCTGGTGCGCTCCTGGACCGCGATGTCGGTGCCGCACCCGGTGCCGTTCGCGCGCTCGATGAAGGGTCCGCAGCGACGCAGGTCGGCCTACATGGCGTTCTTCAACGTCCCGTTCGTGCCCGAGCTGGTCGCCGGCCGGAACGGCCGGATGGAGCGGATGATGCGGGGGAGCGGCTGGAAGGACGCCGACGTCGAACGCTTCCGCGAGGAGATCGTCGACTACGGCGCGCTGCCCGGCGGCCTGGGCTGGTATCGCGCCCTCTTCCTCGCGCCGCGCGTCGGTCGGGTCTCGGTGCCGACGACCATGCTGTGGAGCGACCGCGACGTGGCGATCGGCCGCTCGGCGCTCGAGGGCAACGAAGACTCCGTGACGGGCCCGTACGAGCTCATCGAGCTCACCGGTGTCAGCCACTGGATCCCGACCAAGGCCCCCGAGGCCGCCGCCTCGGCGATCCTCGGCACGATCGCCAAGGCTTCCTGA
- a CDS encoding CatA-like O-acetyltransferase — MDQPERIDLAAWPRREHFEHYRSRVPCSYAITVDLDVTDLRAASRGTGAKTYAAQVWALATVVNRHEEFRMTLVDGAPATWPLLHPAYTVFNPDRETFACVSTPYDADFGAFSARMSEDLAEHRHATELFPQADLPANHFDVSSLPWTSFSSFALNIKDGWDHLAPIFTLGKYEERGEETHLPLAVQIHHAAADGFHTARLVDDLRTLLADPSWLV, encoded by the coding sequence ATGGATCAACCCGAGCGGATCGACCTGGCGGCGTGGCCCCGCCGAGAGCATTTCGAGCACTACCGCAGCCGGGTGCCGTGCTCGTATGCGATCACGGTCGACCTCGACGTCACCGACCTCCGTGCCGCGTCGAGAGGGACCGGAGCCAAGACGTACGCCGCCCAGGTCTGGGCGCTGGCGACCGTGGTGAACCGCCACGAGGAATTCCGGATGACGCTCGTCGACGGCGCGCCGGCGACCTGGCCGTTGCTCCACCCGGCGTACACCGTCTTCAACCCCGACCGGGAGACCTTCGCCTGCGTCTCGACGCCCTACGACGCTGACTTCGGCGCGTTCAGCGCCCGGATGAGCGAGGACCTGGCCGAACATCGTCACGCCACCGAGCTCTTCCCGCAGGCCGATCTACCGGCCAACCACTTCGACGTCTCCAGCCTGCCGTGGACCTCGTTCTCGTCCTTCGCGCTGAACATCAAGGACGGCTGGGATCACCTGGCCCCGATCTTCACTCTCGGGAAGTATGAGGAGCGCGGCGAGGAGACACACCTTCCGCTCGCCGTCCAGATCCACCACGCCGCCGCCGATGGCTTCCATACGGCCCGTCTCGTCGACGACCTCCGCACACTGCTTGCGGACCCGAGCTGGCTCGTCTGA
- a CDS encoding crotonase/enoyl-CoA hydratase family protein — MPITESSTPEQPHAIVEQDGHKLVVTLNRPERRNALSSEMMRIMEEAWDRVNSDPEIRVCILTGAGGYFCAGMDLQKADEKPPSESFEEGFDPSVIKGLLKGFRLTKPLIAAVEGPAIAGGTEILQGTDIRVAGESAKFGVAEARWSLYPMGGSAVRLPRQIPYTVAAELLLTGRTLKAPEAKELGLIGHVVPDGTAIAKAHELADMIAANGPLAVQAILRTMRDSEGKHEEEAWAEDAKVGAAVFASEDAKEGPKAFLEKRKPEFKGK; from the coding sequence ATGCCGATCACCGAATCTTCCACCCCGGAGCAGCCGCACGCGATCGTCGAGCAGGACGGCCACAAGCTCGTCGTGACCTTGAACCGCCCCGAACGACGCAACGCCCTCTCCTCGGAGATGATGCGGATCATGGAGGAAGCCTGGGACCGGGTGAACTCCGACCCCGAGATCAGGGTGTGCATCCTGACCGGCGCCGGCGGCTACTTCTGCGCCGGCATGGACCTCCAGAAGGCCGATGAGAAGCCGCCCTCGGAGTCGTTCGAGGAGGGTTTCGACCCCTCGGTGATCAAGGGCCTGCTCAAGGGCTTCCGGCTCACGAAGCCACTGATCGCCGCGGTCGAGGGCCCCGCCATCGCCGGCGGCACCGAGATCCTGCAGGGCACCGACATCCGCGTCGCCGGCGAGTCGGCGAAGTTCGGCGTCGCCGAGGCCCGCTGGTCGCTCTACCCGATGGGCGGCTCCGCGGTCCGGCTCCCCCGCCAGATCCCCTACACCGTCGCCGCCGAGCTGCTGCTGACCGGACGTACCTTGAAGGCGCCCGAGGCCAAGGAGCTCGGCCTCATCGGCCACGTCGTCCCCGACGGCACCGCGATCGCGAAGGCCCACGAGCTCGCCGACATGATCGCCGCCAACGGCCCGCTCGCCGTGCAGGCGATCCTGCGCACCATGCGCGACTCCGAGGGCAAGCACGAGGAGGAGGCCTGGGCCGAGGACGCCAAGGTCGGCGCCGCCGTCTTCGCCTCCGAGGACGCCAAGGAGGGCCCGAAGGCCTTCCTGGAGAAGCGCAAGCCCGAGTTCAAGGGCAAGTAG
- a CDS encoding MarR family winged helix-turn-helix transcriptional regulator, whose product MSQEGVDLDKSLGYLLKESSSALRASMEEVLRPLGMSVTHYSCLELLAQRPGLSNSELARGAFVTRQTMNVLLKSLERDGDVTRPTEAAVGKVLPARLTPRGRERLEKATVAVRSVEVRMLAGMSSADQAEAFRILQGLIRSLRDGGVGEGD is encoded by the coding sequence ATGAGTCAAGAGGGTGTCGACCTGGACAAGTCGCTGGGCTACCTGCTGAAGGAGTCCTCGAGCGCGCTGCGAGCGTCGATGGAAGAGGTGCTCCGGCCGCTTGGCATGAGCGTGACGCACTACTCCTGTCTCGAGCTGCTGGCCCAACGACCGGGCCTGTCGAACTCCGAGCTGGCCCGGGGCGCGTTCGTGACCCGGCAGACGATGAACGTGCTGCTCAAGTCGCTCGAACGCGACGGCGACGTGACCCGGCCGACCGAGGCAGCCGTGGGCAAGGTGCTTCCCGCGCGGCTCACACCGCGCGGCCGCGAGAGGCTCGAGAAGGCGACCGTGGCGGTCCGGTCCGTCGAGGTCCGGATGCTGGCCGGCATGTCGTCAGCCGACCAGGCGGAAGCATTCCGGATCTTGCAGGGTCTGATCCGGTCACTGCGTGACGGCGGCGTGGGAGAGGGCGACTGA
- a CDS encoding Rieske 2Fe-2S domain-containing protein, which yields MADPTTQTRTLDHGTQPERFARGWHCLGLASDFKDGKPHAVEAFGGKLVVWENTKGELGVLDGYCRHMGGDLTQGTVKGDEVGCPFHDWRWGADGRCKQIPYARRVPLRARTKAYETVIRNDSLLIWHDPEGSKADYDILPPELPDISNREVYTDWIWNTVQINGSHCRELIDNVVDMAHFYYVHFAFPTDFRNVFEDHTATQYMASKGRPDVANGGYGDADMFLKSEATYYGPAYMINWLEVDYKGFVTEVILINSHIPTGPDSFLLQYGIVVKKPEGLDDKTANFIGKKYADMFGDGFLQDVAIWENKAPVQNPLLCEEDGPVYQLRRWYEQFYVDVADIEPEMRARFEFEVDTTKANEFWHDEVAENLRKIEADKASAEEAAESVETAEAPVETTHGAS from the coding sequence ATGGCCGACCCCACCACCCAGACCCGCACGCTCGACCACGGCACCCAGCCCGAGCGCTTCGCGCGCGGTTGGCACTGTCTGGGCCTGGCCAGCGACTTCAAGGACGGCAAGCCCCACGCCGTGGAGGCGTTCGGCGGCAAGCTGGTCGTCTGGGAGAACACCAAGGGCGAGCTCGGTGTGCTCGACGGCTACTGCCGCCACATGGGCGGTGACCTGACCCAGGGCACTGTGAAGGGCGACGAGGTCGGCTGCCCGTTCCACGACTGGCGCTGGGGCGCCGACGGTCGCTGCAAGCAGATCCCCTACGCGCGCCGGGTGCCGCTGCGCGCCCGCACGAAGGCGTACGAGACGGTCATCCGCAACGACTCGCTGCTGATCTGGCACGACCCCGAGGGGTCGAAGGCCGACTACGACATCCTGCCCCCGGAGCTGCCCGACATCAGCAACCGCGAGGTCTACACCGACTGGATCTGGAACACTGTGCAGATCAACGGCAGCCACTGCCGCGAGCTGATCGACAACGTGGTCGACATGGCGCACTTCTACTACGTGCACTTCGCCTTCCCGACGGACTTCCGCAACGTCTTCGAGGATCACACCGCGACGCAGTACATGGCCTCCAAGGGGCGCCCCGACGTCGCCAACGGCGGCTATGGTGACGCCGACATGTTCCTCAAGTCGGAGGCGACCTACTACGGTCCGGCCTACATGATCAACTGGCTCGAGGTCGACTACAAGGGGTTCGTGACCGAGGTGATCCTGATCAACAGCCACATCCCGACCGGCCCCGACTCGTTCCTGCTGCAGTACGGAATCGTCGTCAAGAAGCCCGAGGGTCTCGACGACAAGACCGCCAACTTCATCGGCAAGAAGTACGCCGACATGTTCGGCGACGGCTTCCTGCAGGACGTCGCCATCTGGGAGAACAAGGCACCCGTGCAGAACCCGCTGCTGTGCGAGGAGGACGGCCCGGTCTACCAGCTGCGTCGTTGGTACGAGCAGTTCTACGTCGACGTCGCCGACATCGAGCCCGAGATGCGCGCCCGCTTCGAGTTCGAGGTCGACACGACCAAGGCCAACGAGTTCTGGCACGACGAGGTCGCCGAGAACCTCCGCAAGATCGAGGCCGACAAGGCGTCGGCGGAGGAGGCGGCGGAGTCCGTCGAGACGGCCGAGGCGCCTGTCGAGACCACCCACGGGGCCAGTTGA
- a CDS encoding VOC family protein, which produces MPVTGPDFISLQARDLDASQAFYERYLGLVRSPAGPPHAVVFETKPIAFALREVIPGTDLTAVAQPGIGAAIWLHATDVQAIHDQLVADGHTIVSAPIDGPFGRTFAFADPDGYQITLHDRA; this is translated from the coding sequence ATGCCCGTCACCGGACCCGACTTCATCTCGCTGCAGGCTCGCGACCTCGACGCGTCGCAGGCGTTCTACGAGCGCTATCTCGGCCTCGTCCGCTCACCCGCCGGGCCGCCGCACGCCGTCGTCTTCGAGACGAAGCCGATCGCTTTCGCGCTCCGCGAGGTCATTCCCGGCACTGATCTGACCGCCGTGGCCCAGCCCGGCATCGGTGCTGCGATCTGGCTCCACGCAACCGACGTGCAGGCGATCCACGACCAGCTGGTCGCCGACGGCCACACCATCGTCTCGGCACCGATCGACGGCCCCTTCGGCCGTACGTTCGCCTTCGCCGATCCCGACGGCTACCAGATCACCCTCCACGACCGAGCCTGA
- a CDS encoding NAD(P)H-dependent flavin oxidoreductase, with protein MIRTPLCEAFGIDYPIFAFTPSEHVAAEVSKAGGLGVLGCVRFNDAEELDRTLTWMDENTDGKPYGVDVVMPMKVPTEGTSTDLSSYIPEEHKDWVDKTLLSLGVPPLPDGEGREGVLGWLHSTARSHVDVALQHRPVLIANALGTPPNDVIEKAHEHGIKVAALAGAPKHAVSHVSNGVDIIVAQGYEAGGHTGEIASMVLQPDIVDAVGPDVPVLGAGGIGSGRQIAASLALGAQGVWTGSIWLGTSEYRNLNSHAGWEPAFTRATSADTRRMRIYTGKPARLLKSRWTDAWEADGSPAPLPMPLQNLLVSDAHNRINAAGDPDVVAMPVGQIVGRMNEVRPVAEVMGDLIAEFEATVKRLDAISEG; from the coding sequence ATGATCCGTACGCCGCTGTGCGAGGCCTTCGGGATCGACTACCCGATCTTCGCCTTCACCCCCTCGGAGCATGTGGCCGCCGAGGTCTCCAAGGCCGGCGGGCTCGGTGTGCTGGGCTGTGTGCGCTTCAACGACGCCGAAGAGCTCGACCGCACCCTGACCTGGATGGACGAGAACACCGACGGCAAGCCGTACGGCGTCGACGTGGTCATGCCGATGAAGGTGCCGACCGAGGGCACCTCCACCGACCTCTCGTCCTACATCCCCGAGGAGCACAAGGACTGGGTCGACAAGACGCTGCTCTCGCTCGGGGTGCCTCCGCTGCCCGACGGCGAGGGTCGTGAGGGTGTGCTCGGCTGGCTCCACTCGACCGCGCGCTCCCACGTCGACGTCGCGCTGCAGCACCGCCCGGTGCTCATCGCCAACGCGCTCGGCACCCCGCCCAACGACGTGATCGAGAAGGCCCACGAGCACGGCATCAAGGTGGCCGCGCTCGCCGGCGCACCCAAGCACGCCGTCTCCCACGTCTCCAACGGCGTCGACATCATCGTCGCCCAGGGCTACGAGGCGGGCGGTCACACCGGTGAGATCGCCTCGATGGTGCTCCAGCCCGACATCGTCGACGCCGTCGGCCCCGACGTGCCCGTGCTGGGCGCCGGCGGGATCGGCTCGGGTCGCCAGATCGCCGCCTCGCTGGCGCTGGGTGCCCAGGGTGTGTGGACCGGGTCGATCTGGCTCGGCACGAGCGAATATCGCAACCTCAACTCCCACGCCGGCTGGGAGCCGGCCTTCACCCGGGCCACCTCGGCCGACACCCGCCGGATGCGGATCTACACCGGAAAGCCCGCCCGGTTGCTCAAGTCGAGGTGGACCGATGCCTGGGAGGCCGACGGCTCGCCGGCGCCGTTGCCGATGCCGCTGCAGAACCTGCTGGTCTCCGACGCGCACAACCGCATCAACGCGGCCGGTGACCCTGATGTCGTCGCGATGCCGGTGGGCCAGATCGTGGGCCGGATGAACGAGGTGCGTCCCGTCGCCGAGGTGATGGGCGACCTGATCGCGGAGTTCGAGGCCACCGTCAAGCGCCTGGACGCGATCTCCGAGGGGTAG
- a CDS encoding acyl-CoA synthetase — translation MALNLADLFEHAVDAAPDKVSVQVGDRTVTYAELERESNRLAHYLAGQGIGKGDHVGLYSKNSVEHVIALLAILKIRAVAINVNFRYVAGELEYLFTNADLKALVHDRVYAPLVAEVAPKLGGLKTFVAVPNPLEPTDASDLTPFGGITLEEALSGQSTERDFGERSPDDIHVIYTGGTTGFPKGVMWRHEDFWRVLGGGIDFMTGEPLEEYDQSKQAAGDGLITLPLSPLMHGGAQASLLMHLFAGQVTILEPKFDPVKTWEIVDREKVQMMFMTGDAMAVPLIDAYEAGPGNGQSFDGQSLFAIASSAAIFSKSVKERWMKAFPNAVFTDSVGSTETGFQGTGLQDASALSTDGPVVTAGNHTAVIGDDGHPLDLATDVGKIGRTARKGHVPVGYYKDPEKSAKTFVEIDGERYAIPGDYARIETDNRLTLLGRGSNCINTGGEKVYPEEVEAAIKAHPDVYDTLVVGVPDERYGQAVAAVIEPRPGATIEVEELRTFLRAHLSGYKLPRAVTIVDEVPRNATGKAQYPKAKEIALASRPTPETDTAGSEGAKA, via the coding sequence ATGGCGCTGAACCTTGCTGACCTCTTCGAACACGCCGTCGACGCCGCGCCCGACAAGGTGTCGGTCCAAGTCGGCGACCGCACAGTGACGTACGCCGAGCTCGAGCGTGAGTCCAACCGGCTGGCCCACTATCTGGCCGGCCAGGGGATCGGGAAGGGCGATCACGTCGGGCTCTACTCGAAGAACTCCGTCGAGCACGTGATCGCCCTGCTGGCGATCCTCAAGATCCGGGCGGTGGCGATCAACGTCAACTTCCGCTACGTCGCCGGCGAGCTCGAGTATCTGTTCACCAACGCCGACCTCAAGGCACTCGTCCACGACCGCGTCTACGCACCGCTGGTCGCCGAGGTCGCTCCGAAGCTGGGCGGGCTGAAGACCTTCGTCGCCGTGCCGAACCCGCTCGAGCCCACCGACGCCTCCGACCTGACGCCGTTCGGCGGCATCACGCTCGAAGAAGCGCTCTCCGGGCAGTCGACGGAGCGTGACTTCGGTGAGCGCAGCCCCGACGACATCCACGTCATCTACACCGGCGGCACCACGGGCTTCCCGAAGGGCGTGATGTGGCGTCACGAGGACTTCTGGCGCGTGCTCGGCGGTGGCATCGACTTCATGACCGGCGAGCCGCTCGAAGAGTACGACCAGTCCAAGCAGGCCGCGGGTGACGGGCTCATCACGCTGCCGCTGAGCCCGCTGATGCACGGTGGCGCCCAGGCCTCGCTCCTCATGCACCTCTTCGCCGGCCAGGTGACGATCCTCGAGCCGAAGTTCGACCCGGTGAAGACCTGGGAGATCGTCGACCGCGAGAAGGTCCAGATGATGTTCATGACCGGTGACGCGATGGCTGTGCCGCTCATCGACGCGTACGAAGCCGGTCCCGGAAATGGGCAGAGCTTCGACGGCCAGTCGCTGTTCGCGATCGCCTCCAGCGCCGCGATCTTCTCCAAGTCGGTCAAGGAGCGCTGGATGAAGGCCTTCCCCAACGCCGTCTTCACCGACTCGGTCGGATCGACCGAGACCGGGTTCCAGGGCACCGGCCTGCAGGACGCCTCCGCGCTCTCCACCGACGGCCCCGTGGTGACCGCCGGCAACCACACCGCGGTGATCGGCGACGACGGCCACCCCCTCGATCTCGCCACCGACGTCGGCAAGATCGGCCGCACGGCCCGCAAGGGCCACGTGCCGGTCGGCTACTACAAGGACCCGGAGAAGTCGGCGAAGACCTTCGTCGAGATCGACGGCGAGCGCTACGCGATCCCGGGCGACTACGCGCGGATCGAGACCGACAACCGGCTCACCCTGCTGGGCCGCGGCTCCAACTGCATCAACACCGGCGGCGAGAAGGTCTACCCCGAGGAGGTCGAGGCCGCGATCAAGGCGCACCCCGACGTCTACGACACCCTCGTCGTCGGGGTGCCCGACGAGCGCTACGGCCAGGCCGTCGCCGCCGTCATCGAGCCACGACCGGGCGCGACGATCGAGGTCGAGGAGCTGCGTACGTTCCTGCGTGCTCACCTCTCGGGCTACAAGCTGCCGCGTGCGGTGACCATCGTCGACGAGGTGCCGCGCAACGCCACCGGCAAGGCGCAGTATCCCAAGGCCAAGGAGATCGCCCTGGCCTCCCGACCCACACCTGAGACCGACACCGCCGGCTCGGAAGGAGCAAAGGCATGA
- a CDS encoding MarR family winged helix-turn-helix transcriptional regulator codes for MTSEGPGQVLFGFVRHWARRSGSADAGGEQGRIVLACEAVDALRQRQAPVTVNAVACEIGIDQSGASRLIKSATAAGHLAMTVSATDGRRREASLTPAGRSMLDQARHWQEDVFAQLTTDWSDTERRTFQRAMTDLMDRSRTMNL; via the coding sequence ATGACGAGCGAGGGCCCGGGACAGGTCCTGTTCGGCTTCGTCCGCCACTGGGCGCGGCGATCCGGGTCGGCAGACGCCGGCGGAGAGCAGGGCCGCATCGTCCTGGCCTGCGAGGCCGTCGACGCACTCAGGCAGCGACAGGCGCCGGTCACGGTCAACGCCGTGGCGTGCGAGATCGGGATCGACCAGAGTGGCGCCTCCCGACTGATCAAGAGCGCCACCGCGGCCGGCCACCTGGCGATGACGGTGTCGGCGACCGACGGACGGCGACGCGAAGCATCGCTCACCCCGGCTGGTCGATCGATGCTCGACCAGGCACGTCACTGGCAGGAGGACGTCTTCGCGCAGCTGACCACCGACTGGAGCGACACGGAGCGCCGCACGTTCCAGCGAGCGATGACCGACCTGATGGACCGCTCCCGCACGATGAACCTCTGA
- a CDS encoding acyl-CoA dehydrogenase family protein: MHVALTPAQEQLRSELNAYFAQLVTPERRAALARASGEFGDEADKEVYLSTIRQIGSDGWLGIGWPKEYGGQDRSMVEQLIFTDAAAVAGVPIPYLTLNTVGPTIMRFGTAEQKEYFLPKILAGELHFSIGYSEPGSGTDLASLQTKAVLDGDDWVINGQKMWTSLIQYADWIWLACRTEPDEKRHKGLSMILVPASAEGFSYTPVQTVAGVGTSATYYSDVRVPASNLVSERGGGWALMTNQLNHERVALTSAAPLVHSLGMVKEWARSTTLPGGGRVIDTEWVQLALGRAHARIEALSLVNWKLASDADHGVALSPAEASATKVYGSELATEVYRTLMEVVGPHAGITADSPGAVLAGRLERFHRSSLVMTFGGGTNEIQRDIIGYVGLGLPAAKR, translated from the coding sequence ATGCATGTGGCCTTGACACCCGCCCAGGAGCAACTTCGCTCAGAGCTCAACGCGTATTTCGCCCAGTTGGTCACGCCGGAGCGCCGGGCGGCGCTCGCGCGGGCATCGGGCGAGTTCGGGGACGAGGCCGACAAAGAGGTCTACCTCTCGACCATCCGGCAGATCGGCTCCGACGGGTGGCTCGGGATCGGCTGGCCCAAGGAGTACGGCGGCCAGGACCGCTCCATGGTCGAGCAGCTGATCTTCACCGACGCCGCCGCCGTGGCCGGGGTGCCGATCCCCTATCTCACGCTCAACACGGTCGGCCCGACGATCATGCGGTTCGGCACCGCGGAGCAGAAGGAGTACTTCCTGCCGAAGATCCTCGCCGGCGAGCTGCACTTCTCGATCGGCTACTCCGAGCCGGGCTCCGGCACCGACCTCGCCTCGCTGCAGACCAAGGCGGTGCTCGACGGCGACGACTGGGTGATCAACGGCCAGAAGATGTGGACCTCGCTGATCCAGTATGCGGACTGGATCTGGCTCGCCTGCCGGACAGAGCCCGACGAGAAGCGTCACAAGGGGCTCTCGATGATCCTGGTGCCGGCCTCTGCGGAGGGTTTCTCCTACACGCCCGTGCAGACCGTCGCCGGCGTCGGCACCTCGGCGACCTACTACTCCGACGTGCGCGTGCCGGCCTCCAACCTCGTCTCCGAGCGAGGCGGCGGCTGGGCGCTGATGACCAACCAGCTCAACCACGAACGCGTCGCGCTCACCTCGGCGGCTCCGCTGGTGCACTCCCTGGGAATGGTCAAGGAGTGGGCGCGCTCGACCACGCTTCCGGGCGGCGGCCGGGTCATCGACACCGAGTGGGTGCAGCTCGCCCTCGGCCGAGCGCACGCACGGATCGAGGCGCTCTCGCTCGTCAACTGGAAGCTCGCCTCCGACGCCGACCACGGCGTCGCGCTCTCGCCGGCCGAGGCGTCGGCCACCAAGGTCTACGGCTCGGAGCTGGCGACCGAGGTCTACCGCACCCTGATGGAGGTCGTCGGACCGCACGCGGGCATCACCGCCGACTCCCCCGGCGCGGTGCTCGCCGGCCGCCTGGAGCGGTTCCACCGCTCCTCGCTGGTGATGACCTTCGGCGGCGGCACCAACGAGATCCAACGAGACATCATCGGCTACGTGGGCCTCGGCCTCCCCGCCGCCAAGCGCTGA
- a CDS encoding acyl-CoA dehydrogenase family protein, with protein MDFSFTAESDDAAELAAKIIGDATTVERLRTVETAAADRGRFDADLWSSLGQAGLLGLHLPEAYDGAGLGLAELCRVLVESGRRLAPVPLAVHGPCGALLGEAEPEAMAGISDGSRVLTAAVAEEHSHLPESPTVVAAGDAITGVKTLVRAGMIADAFLVTASLPDGETGVFLVEATAPGVDRTAQHTSDGDVTALVSFTSAPAQRVGGPTAAARLGDLLTVAAAAELLGVTEGALTLTSSYAKTREQFGRAIGTFQAVSQRLADGFIDVLAQRLTLWQAVWRVGSDLPAAEQVAVAKLWAADAAHHLAHTTVHVHGGVGIDLDGEAHRYFTAAKRFEFVFGGATEQALRIGRAYAAS; from the coding sequence ATGGACTTCTCCTTCACCGCCGAATCCGACGACGCCGCCGAGCTCGCCGCGAAGATCATCGGCGACGCGACCACCGTCGAGAGGCTGCGTACGGTCGAGACGGCCGCCGCGGACCGCGGACGCTTCGACGCCGACCTGTGGTCGAGCCTCGGCCAGGCCGGCCTGCTCGGCCTGCATCTGCCCGAGGCGTACGACGGCGCCGGGCTCGGTCTCGCCGAGCTGTGCCGGGTGCTCGTCGAGTCGGGTCGCCGCCTCGCGCCGGTGCCGCTCGCGGTGCACGGCCCGTGCGGGGCACTGCTCGGCGAAGCCGAGCCGGAGGCGATGGCGGGCATCTCCGACGGGTCGCGCGTGCTGACTGCCGCCGTAGCCGAGGAGCACTCGCACCTGCCGGAATCTCCCACCGTCGTCGCCGCGGGAGACGCCATCACTGGCGTGAAGACGCTGGTCAGAGCCGGAATGATCGCAGACGCGTTCTTGGTCACCGCGTCGCTGCCCGACGGCGAGACCGGCGTCTTCCTGGTCGAGGCGACGGCCCCGGGCGTCGACCGCACCGCGCAGCACACCAGCGACGGCGATGTCACCGCACTGGTCTCGTTCACCTCGGCGCCAGCACAACGGGTCGGCGGCCCCACCGCCGCTGCCCGTCTCGGCGACCTGCTCACGGTCGCCGCTGCCGCCGAGCTGCTCGGCGTCACCGAAGGCGCCCTGACGCTGACCTCGTCGTACGCGAAGACCCGGGAGCAGTTCGGCCGCGCGATCGGCACCTTCCAGGCGGTCTCCCAGCGCCTCGCCGACGGGTTCATCGACGTGCTCGCCCAGCGCCTCACGCTCTGGCAGGCCGTCTGGCGGGTCGGCTCGGACCTGCCCGCGGCCGAGCAGGTCGCCGTCGCGAAGCTCTGGGCCGCCGATGCCGCCCACCACCTCGCCCACACCACCGTCCACGTGCACGGCGGCGTCGGCATCGACCTCGACGGCGAGGCCCACCGCTACTTCACCGCCGCCAAACGCTTCGAGTTCGTCTTCGGCGGCGCCACCGAGCAGGCGCTGCGGATCGGACGCGCGTACGCCGCGTCGTGA